A window of the Mesorhizobium opportunistum WSM2075 genome harbors these coding sequences:
- a CDS encoding DUF4142 domain-containing protein produces MKTLLTATAAALLACAPAALAQTNGTKSTEVAPLVADSKVDTQTFVTTVPNANAFEIQSSKLAEQKSASAGVKAFARQMIKDHTKAGEDFKTALSQGQTTASIKPAGPALQPKEQRMLDELKGASGKDFDTKYIMMQTEAHKQAVALFSTYAKSGDDPTMKEFAKKTLPVLKMHEKHVKELAAAHQG; encoded by the coding sequence ATGAAAACGCTTCTGACCGCGACCGCCGCAGCCTTGCTGGCCTGCGCGCCGGCAGCCCTTGCGCAAACGAACGGCACCAAATCCACCGAAGTCGCGCCGCTGGTGGCCGACAGCAAGGTCGACACCCAGACCTTCGTCACCACCGTGCCCAACGCCAACGCGTTCGAAATCCAGTCGAGCAAGCTGGCCGAACAGAAATCCGCATCGGCCGGCGTCAAGGCCTTCGCACGCCAGATGATCAAGGACCACACCAAGGCCGGCGAGGATTTCAAAACGGCGCTGAGCCAGGGCCAGACCACGGCTTCGATCAAACCGGCCGGACCGGCGCTGCAGCCCAAGGAGCAGCGGATGCTCGACGAACTGAAGGGCGCGAGCGGGAAGGATTTCGACACAAAATACATCATGATGCAGACCGAAGCGCACAAGCAGGCGGTCGCGCTGTTCAGCACCTACGCCAAGTCGGGCGACGACCCGACGATGAAGGAGTTTGCCAAGAAGACGCTGCCGGTGCTGAAGATGCACGAAAAGCATGTGAAGGAACTGGCCGCCGCGCATCAGGGATGA
- a CDS encoding DUF4142 domain-containing protein encodes MRPHLTLATLALLAGASAAFAQQAAPADVPPVSENKIDTDTFSKTLVSANRFEIESSKLAETKGVAADVKDFAELMIKDHTKAGEDFKAARENSQTTASVTPEGPPLLPKDQAMLDQLKALDGDAFQARYIALQAEAHKQAVAMFSTYVQSGDDPALKEFAKKTLPTLQMHEKHVKNLAAAH; translated from the coding sequence ATGAGACCGCATCTCACTCTTGCGACACTTGCCCTTCTGGCCGGCGCGTCCGCGGCTTTCGCGCAGCAGGCGGCGCCTGCCGACGTACCGCCGGTGTCGGAAAACAAGATCGACACCGACACATTCTCCAAAACGCTGGTCAGCGCCAACCGCTTCGAGATCGAGAGCAGCAAGCTGGCCGAGACCAAGGGTGTCGCGGCCGATGTGAAGGATTTTGCAGAACTGATGATCAAGGACCACACCAAGGCTGGCGAGGATTTCAAGGCAGCCCGGGAAAACAGCCAGACCACGGCATCGGTCACGCCGGAAGGCCCGCCACTGCTGCCCAAGGACCAGGCGATGCTCGACCAGCTCAAGGCGCTGGACGGCGACGCCTTCCAGGCCAGGTACATCGCCTTGCAGGCGGAGGCGCACAAGCAGGCGGTGGCGATGTTTTCGACCTACGTCCAGTCCGGCGACGACCCGGCCCTGAAGGAGTTCGCCAAGAAGACGCTGCCGACACTGCAGATGCACGAGAAGCACGTGAAGAACCTGGCGGCGGCGCATTAG
- a CDS encoding DUF899 family protein has product MITFPNESARYRTAREKLLTKEIELRRAMEAVAEARRALPPGGPIRQDYVFDALDADGKAAKVRLSELFAPGKDTLILYQMMFPRHPQETRDVATSGGTAKLARPDQPCPSCTALLDQFDGAVGHLQAAGFNFAVVAKTGLENFITLGRDRGWRNMRLVSSASNSFKRDYNAEDADGAQIPLLSVFHRDAQGIRHFWSSELGFAPPEPGQDPRAIGTCEILWNLMDFTPEGRPNWHEQLQYGEACCH; this is encoded by the coding sequence ATGATCACCTTTCCCAATGAATCCGCCAGATACCGCACCGCCCGCGAAAAGCTGCTGACGAAGGAAATCGAGCTGCGCCGCGCCATGGAAGCGGTGGCCGAGGCGCGCCGCGCGCTGCCGCCGGGCGGGCCGATCCGCCAGGACTATGTCTTCGATGCGCTGGACGCCGATGGCAAGGCGGCCAAGGTCAGGCTGTCGGAGCTGTTCGCGCCTGGGAAGGATACCCTCATCCTCTACCAGATGATGTTTCCCCGCCATCCGCAGGAAACGCGCGATGTCGCCACCAGCGGCGGCACGGCGAAGCTCGCCCGGCCGGACCAGCCATGCCCGTCCTGCACGGCGCTGCTCGACCAGTTCGACGGCGCGGTCGGGCATCTCCAGGCCGCCGGCTTCAATTTCGCCGTGGTGGCCAAGACCGGGCTCGAAAATTTCATTACGCTCGGCCGCGACCGTGGCTGGAGGAACATGCGGCTGGTGTCGTCGGCGTCCAACAGCTTCAAGCGCGACTACAACGCCGAGGATGCCGACGGCGCGCAGATCCCGCTGCTCTCGGTGTTCCATCGCGATGCCCAGGGCATCCGCCATTTCTGGTCGTCGGAGCTCGGCTTCGCGCCGCCCGAACCCGGCCAGGACCCGCGTGCCATCGGCACCTGCGAGATCCTGTGGAACCTGATGGATTTCACGCCCGAGGGCCGGCCGAACTGGCACGAGCAGCTGCAATATGGCGAGGCGTGCTGCCACTGA
- a CDS encoding carbohydrate ABC transporter permease → MWLLKRAAFYLLVGVIVFVAVFPFYYAIVTSLKSGTELFQTDLWPKTFSLANYRNVLTEGSFVRNLLNSLVVSGAVVALSLFLGVTAAYALARIRFRGRSALLFAILSVSMFPQVAVLAGLFELVRLFGLYNSLFALIFSYMIFTLPFTVWVLTAFVRDLPVEVEEAAILDGATPWIIITRIFLPLMWPALATTGLLAFIGAWNEFLFALTFTSNNAQRTVPVAIALLSGNSQFEIPWGNIMAASVIVTVPLLVLVLIFQRKIVSGLTAGGVKG, encoded by the coding sequence ATGTGGCTCCTGAAGCGCGCGGCTTTTTACCTGCTGGTTGGGGTAATCGTCTTCGTCGCGGTGTTCCCGTTCTACTACGCCATCGTCACCAGCCTGAAATCAGGCACCGAGCTGTTCCAGACCGACCTCTGGCCAAAGACGTTCAGCCTGGCCAACTACCGCAACGTGCTGACCGAGGGCAGCTTCGTGCGCAACCTTCTGAATTCGCTGGTCGTTTCGGGCGCAGTCGTGGCACTCTCCCTGTTCCTGGGCGTCACCGCGGCCTACGCGCTGGCGCGCATCCGCTTCCGGGGCCGCTCGGCGCTGCTGTTCGCTATCCTCTCGGTCTCGATGTTTCCGCAGGTGGCGGTGCTGGCCGGGCTGTTCGAACTGGTGCGCCTGTTCGGCCTCTACAATTCGCTGTTCGCGCTGATCTTTTCCTACATGATCTTCACGCTGCCGTTCACCGTGTGGGTGCTGACCGCCTTCGTGCGCGACCTGCCGGTCGAGGTCGAGGAGGCGGCGATCCTCGACGGCGCGACGCCGTGGATCATCATCACGCGGATATTCCTGCCGCTGATGTGGCCGGCGCTGGCGACCACAGGACTGCTCGCCTTCATCGGCGCGTGGAACGAGTTCCTGTTTGCCCTGACCTTCACCTCCAACAACGCACAGCGCACCGTGCCGGTGGCGATCGCGCTGCTGTCGGGCAATTCGCAGTTCGAGATCCCCTGGGGCAACATCATGGCCGCGTCGGTGATCGTCACCGTGCCGCTGCTGGTGCTGGTGCTGATCTTCCAGCGCAAGATCGTCTCCGGCCTGACTGCCGGCGGGGTCAAGGGGTGA
- a CDS encoding RidA family protein, with amino-acid sequence MKKEIIEVPVMSDKVRSLGLPCSTAVKANGFVFISATPPVDMVTGEMVRGDIETQTEASLKALKHCLEAAGTSLDNVVMVRIYAVNSGFYNAINRVYARYFSVNPPARSFVPVASWPMEFDIEIECVAVA; translated from the coding sequence ATGAAAAAAGAAATCATCGAAGTACCCGTCATGTCGGACAAGGTGCGCTCACTCGGCCTGCCTTGTTCCACCGCGGTGAAAGCCAACGGCTTCGTGTTCATCTCGGCGACGCCGCCGGTGGACATGGTGACCGGCGAGATGGTGCGCGGCGACATCGAAACCCAGACCGAGGCGTCGCTGAAAGCGCTGAAACACTGCCTGGAAGCGGCGGGCACCTCGCTGGACAATGTGGTGATGGTGCGCATCTACGCCGTCAATTCCGGCTTCTACAACGCGATTAATCGGGTCTACGCGCGATACTTCAGCGTGAACCCGCCGGCGCGGAGTTTTGTGCCGGTGGCGTCTTGGCCGATGGAGTTTGATATTGAGATTGAGTGCGTGGCGGTGGCGTGA
- a CDS encoding cupin domain-containing protein, whose amino-acid sequence MPKIDLATVPVRQGSGYPAPFNAPCATRTRRRLGDAGGLTDFGVNLMTLPPGGWSSQRHWHSHEDELVYVLEGELTLVEDGGETLLRAGDSAAFAKNSGNGHHMINRSATTARYLEVGSRNPDDVITCSDIDMMSPSSDGRFLHKDGTPYPGQG is encoded by the coding sequence ATGCCCAAGATCGACCTCGCCACCGTGCCCGTCCGCCAAGGCTCCGGCTACCCCGCGCCCTTCAATGCCCCCTGCGCCACCCGCACGCGCCGCCGCCTGGGTGACGCCGGCGGCCTCACCGATTTCGGCGTCAATTTGATGACACTCCCGCCCGGCGGCTGGTCGAGCCAGCGCCACTGGCACAGCCATGAGGACGAGCTCGTCTATGTGCTGGAAGGCGAGTTGACGCTGGTCGAGGATGGCGGCGAGACGCTGCTCAGGGCGGGCGATAGTGCTGCCTTCGCCAAGAACAGCGGCAACGGCCACCATATGATCAACCGCTCGGCGACGACGGCCCGCTATCTGGAGGTCGGCTCGCGCAACCCGGACGACGTCATCACCTGCTCCGACATCGACATGATGAGCCCGAGTTCGGATGGGCGGTTCCTGCATAAGGATGGAACGCCGTATCCGGGGCAGGGGTGA